One Burkholderia sp. 9120 DNA window includes the following coding sequences:
- a CDS encoding FUSC family protein, with protein sequence MSASPSSTARPTSLATLYAAAADWARNDGLTWIYLFKALAACFLALGIAMKLDLPQPRTAMTTVFIVMQPQSGMVFAKSFYRICGTLVGLVVMLALIGLFAQQPELFIASTAIWVGICTAGAARNRNFKSYGFVLAGYTAALIGIPASQHPDGAFLSALTRVAEVVLGIVCAGAVSGLVFPQFAGLQMRGTVRARFSSFVEYVSASLAGRNDRAQIEATNARFVADIVGFEAARSVAVFEGPDSRMRGGRLARLNSEFMTASTRFHALHQLMNRLRETGPSQDTHGAAIAVDALEPYFKEIAPLLAKSGEPVLSAADAAHAAAQLDAYKAELPKRVRATRCALEAHPDAPLLDFDTGAELLYRFVDDLHAYAATYASLAVDTHERERWIERYEPKTNAIAAGVAGVRAALVMMVLGAFWIATAWPSGSTLTLDAAAVCALASASPNPKRTAFQMAGGTLVASVMGMIAVYGVYPHIDGFPLLCAALTPFLLFGVFMTTRPALAGYGVGYCIFFCFLAGPDNVIHYDPSGTINDAIALVLSMLVVSIAFAVLLPPSTPWLRNRLLVDLRRQVSLASSAGMRRVRSRFESGARDLMFQINALAQNEPELKRDTLRWLFAVLEVGNAMIDLRREVATLPADARYAKTMPWRVTLRAMRDALTALFEHPREDRFDRALAATTDAIAALQQMLATFTPPREERHQLQRILSQLHFIRTALLDPQSPLEPLMSGRARADGASEKGVRHAT encoded by the coding sequence ATGTCAGCCTCCCCTTCCTCCACCGCGCGCCCGACGTCGCTCGCCACGCTCTACGCGGCCGCCGCCGACTGGGCGCGCAACGACGGCCTCACGTGGATCTATCTGTTCAAGGCGCTCGCCGCCTGTTTCCTCGCGCTCGGCATCGCGATGAAACTCGACCTGCCACAGCCACGCACCGCGATGACCACCGTGTTCATCGTGATGCAGCCGCAAAGCGGCATGGTGTTCGCGAAGAGCTTCTATCGGATCTGCGGCACGCTCGTCGGCCTCGTCGTGATGCTCGCGTTGATCGGCCTGTTCGCGCAGCAGCCCGAGCTGTTCATCGCCAGCACCGCGATCTGGGTCGGCATCTGCACGGCCGGCGCCGCGCGCAATCGCAACTTCAAGTCGTACGGTTTCGTGCTGGCCGGCTACACCGCCGCGCTGATCGGCATCCCCGCTTCGCAGCATCCGGACGGCGCGTTTCTCAGCGCGCTGACGCGGGTCGCCGAAGTCGTGCTCGGGATCGTCTGCGCGGGCGCGGTCAGCGGCCTGGTGTTCCCGCAGTTCGCCGGCTTGCAGATGCGCGGCACCGTGCGGGCGCGCTTTTCGTCGTTCGTCGAGTATGTGTCCGCGTCGCTCGCGGGCCGTAACGACCGCGCGCAGATCGAAGCGACCAATGCGCGCTTCGTCGCCGATATCGTCGGATTCGAAGCGGCGCGCAGCGTGGCCGTGTTCGAAGGACCCGATTCGCGGATGCGCGGCGGCCGTCTCGCGCGATTGAACAGCGAGTTCATGACCGCGTCGACGCGCTTTCACGCACTGCATCAGTTGATGAACCGGCTGCGCGAAACCGGTCCGAGCCAGGACACGCACGGCGCGGCGATTGCGGTCGACGCGCTCGAACCGTACTTCAAGGAAATCGCCCCGCTACTCGCGAAATCCGGCGAACCCGTGCTGAGCGCCGCCGATGCCGCCCACGCCGCCGCGCAACTCGACGCCTACAAGGCCGAGTTGCCGAAGCGCGTACGCGCGACGCGCTGCGCGCTCGAAGCGCACCCCGACGCGCCGTTGCTCGACTTCGACACCGGCGCCGAGCTGCTGTACCGCTTTGTCGACGATCTGCATGCGTATGCGGCCACTTACGCGTCGCTTGCCGTCGACACGCACGAGCGCGAGCGCTGGATCGAGCGCTACGAGCCGAAGACCAACGCGATCGCGGCGGGCGTCGCGGGCGTGCGGGCCGCCCTCGTGATGATGGTGCTCGGCGCGTTCTGGATCGCGACCGCGTGGCCGAGCGGTTCGACTTTGACACTGGATGCCGCCGCCGTCTGCGCGCTCGCCTCGGCGTCGCCGAATCCGAAGCGCACCGCGTTCCAGATGGCCGGCGGCACGCTGGTCGCCTCCGTCATGGGGATGATCGCGGTGTACGGGGTGTATCCGCACATCGACGGTTTTCCGCTGCTGTGCGCGGCGCTTACGCCGTTCCTGCTGTTCGGTGTGTTTATGACGACGCGCCCTGCACTGGCCGGTTATGGCGTCGGCTACTGCATCTTCTTCTGCTTTCTGGCCGGCCCGGACAACGTGATCCATTACGACCCGAGCGGCACGATCAACGACGCGATTGCGCTGGTGCTGTCGATGCTGGTGGTATCGATCGCGTTCGCGGTGCTGCTGCCGCCGTCGACACCGTGGCTGCGCAATCGCCTGCTGGTGGACCTGCGCCGCCAGGTGTCGCTGGCGAGCAGCGCGGGCATGCGGCGGGTGCGTTCGCGCTTCGAGAGCGGCGCGCGCGATCTGATGTTCCAGATCAACGCGCTCGCGCAGAACGAGCCCGAACTCAAGCGCGACACGTTGCGCTGGCTGTTCGCAGTGCTCGAAGTGGGCAACGCGATGATCGATCTGCGTCGCGAAGTGGCGACGCTGCCGGCCGACGCGCGCTACGCGAAGACGATGCCGTGGCGCGTCACGTTACGGGCGATGCGCGATGCGCTGACCGCGCTGTTCGAGCATCCGCGTGAAGACCGCTTCGACCGCGCGCTCGCCGCGACCACCGACGCGATCGCCGCGCTTCAGCAGATGCTGGCCACCTTTACGCCGCCGCGTGAGGAGCGTCATCAACTGCAACGCATTCTGAGTCAGTTGCATTTCATCCGTACCGCGCTGCTCGATCCGCAATCGCCGCTTGAACCGTTGATGAGCGGACGCGCCCGCGCCGACGGTGCATCAGAGAAAGGAGTTCGTCATGCCACGTGA
- a CDS encoding DUF1656 domain-containing protein has protein sequence MPRDVAVFDAYVPAIVLLFIAGAALTWVLDRVIAYTGVYRVVWHPSLFRASLLVCVCGVLSLAVYR, from the coding sequence ATGCCACGTGATGTCGCTGTATTCGACGCCTACGTGCCGGCCATCGTGCTGCTGTTTATCGCGGGCGCCGCGCTTACCTGGGTGCTGGACCGCGTGATCGCCTATACGGGCGTGTATCGCGTGGTGTGGCATCCGTCCTTGTTCCGGGCCAGCTTGCTCGTGTGTGTGTGCGGCGTGCTGAGTCTCGCCGTTTATCGTTGA
- a CDS encoding HlyD family secretion protein, translating into MTIRNLVGFVATAVIFIVAILIGRVLWVHYMDEPWTRDGRVRAEIVNVAPDVSGAVVDLPVKDNQLVKKGDLLMQIDPSHYEIAVEQAQAAVAARKAELQMKRDDAQRRADMDALVVSKESRENATHTASAAEASYQQALAALDAAKLNLARTRVVSPVDGYVTNLNVYRGDYATAGSAKLAIVDSHSFWVYGYFEETKLPHVRVGDKAEVRLMSGGTLQGHVESISRGIYDRDNPESRELLADVNPTFNWVRLAQRVPVRVSIDSVPEGVVLAAGITCTVVVTPG; encoded by the coding sequence ATGACCATCCGAAATCTTGTGGGCTTCGTCGCGACAGCCGTTATTTTTATCGTCGCGATTTTGATTGGGCGCGTGTTGTGGGTTCATTACATGGATGAACCGTGGACGCGTGATGGGCGCGTGCGCGCTGAGATTGTCAATGTTGCGCCGGATGTTTCGGGTGCGGTTGTCGATCTGCCTGTGAAGGATAACCAGCTCGTTAAGAAGGGTGATCTGTTGATGCAGATCGATCCTTCGCACTATGAGATCGCGGTTGAGCAGGCGCAGGCTGCTGTCGCGGCGCGCAAGGCCGAATTGCAGATGAAACGGGATGATGCGCAGCGGCGGGCTGACATGGATGCTTTGGTGGTGTCCAAGGAAAGTCGTGAGAATGCGACTCATACTGCTTCTGCTGCCGAGGCTTCTTATCAGCAGGCGTTGGCTGCGCTCGATGCCGCGAAGTTGAATCTGGCGCGGACGCGGGTTGTTTCGCCTGTTGATGGGTATGTGACTAATCTGAACGTTTATCGGGGGGATTATGCGACGGCTGGGTCAGCCAAGCTGGCTATTGTCGATAGTCACTCGTTCTGGGTTTATGGGTACTTTGAGGAGACCAAGCTTCCTCATGTGCGAGTTGGCGATAAGGCCGAGGTCCGGTTGATGAGTGGGGGGACCTTGCAGGGGCATGTCGAGAGTATCTCTCGTGGCATCTACGATCGGGATAATCCTGAAAGTCGGGAGCTGCTTGCTGATGTTAATCCGACTTTTAACTGGGTGCGGTTGGCGCAGCGGGTGCCCGTTCGGGTCAGTATTGATTCGGTTCCTGAGGGGGTTGTTTTGGCTGCTGGGATTACTTGTACTGTTGTTGTTACGCCGGGGTGA
- a CDS encoding tetratricopeptide repeat-containing glycosyltransferase family protein, which produces MTYDTNQVLDSAQKCFEAGQLDDAAELLHGVLSNVPEHGEALEGLGYIAVQQGDHPRAADFLVRASRQLTMSVERLNVVAQICQLAHRHADAVALFERCLSQFPDDPSLLHGGAMSLIKLGEQQRALALLERLCKSQPHSAEAHYNRGSLLGAIERYDDEIDAYRQAIRLKPNFVRAYVNLGVALRDVRRFDDALLQFKKALSIDSNDVGARTNRAQTNLLRGEFEHGWREYEWRWLEGPGSHGFPDSTLWKGTQPLSGKTVLVHNEQGYGDTLQFMRFVDRLSAKGARVVLRVQDVLLPLLHDYPGAAEVIGESAALPPFDYHVPTMSLPFMLKLREADLAMAGPYLHADATLVADWDDLFAGSTRRPRIGVVWSGSRTHKNDRHRSMSLEQIQSLFEVDADFIALQNDIRETDDACLTQLVQRGVLRDVSTRLTTFTATAALIERLDLVISVDTAMAHLAGALGKPVWIALPYTPDWRWQLNRSDSPWYPGTRLFRQSKRDDWSDVIASLREELTKQTSPTD; this is translated from the coding sequence ATGACTTACGACACGAATCAGGTTCTCGACTCCGCCCAGAAATGCTTCGAGGCGGGGCAACTCGATGATGCCGCCGAGCTGCTGCACGGTGTGCTATCGAACGTGCCGGAGCACGGCGAGGCGCTCGAAGGGCTCGGCTATATCGCCGTGCAGCAAGGTGATCATCCCCGTGCGGCGGACTTCCTCGTGCGAGCTTCGCGGCAGTTGACGATGTCCGTCGAGCGACTCAATGTGGTCGCCCAGATCTGTCAGCTCGCACATCGTCATGCGGATGCGGTCGCGCTGTTCGAGCGTTGCCTGAGCCAGTTCCCGGATGACCCTTCTTTATTGCACGGCGGCGCAATGTCGCTGATCAAGCTGGGGGAGCAGCAGCGCGCGCTGGCTTTGCTCGAGCGTCTGTGCAAAAGCCAGCCGCATTCGGCCGAAGCGCATTACAACCGCGGCTCGTTGCTCGGCGCGATTGAGCGTTACGACGATGAGATCGATGCGTACCGTCAGGCGATCAGGCTCAAGCCGAATTTCGTGCGGGCGTATGTGAATCTCGGGGTTGCGTTGCGCGATGTGCGGCGGTTCGATGACGCCTTGCTGCAATTCAAAAAGGCGTTGTCGATCGATTCGAACGATGTCGGCGCGCGGACCAATCGCGCGCAGACGAATCTGCTGCGAGGCGAATTCGAACACGGCTGGCGCGAATACGAATGGCGCTGGCTCGAGGGCCCCGGCAGTCACGGTTTTCCTGACAGCACGCTGTGGAAAGGCACTCAACCGCTGAGCGGCAAGACGGTGCTGGTTCATAACGAGCAGGGTTACGGCGACACACTGCAATTCATGCGCTTCGTCGATCGACTGAGCGCAAAAGGCGCCCGCGTCGTCTTGCGCGTGCAGGATGTGCTCCTGCCGCTGCTACACGATTATCCGGGCGCCGCCGAAGTCATCGGCGAGTCTGCGGCATTGCCGCCATTCGACTATCACGTGCCGACGATGAGTCTGCCGTTCATGCTCAAGCTTCGCGAAGCTGACCTCGCGATGGCCGGCCCCTACCTGCATGCGGACGCAACCCTTGTCGCCGACTGGGACGACCTGTTCGCCGGTTCGACTCGACGGCCCCGAATTGGCGTCGTATGGTCGGGCAGCCGCACGCACAAAAACGACCGCCATCGTTCGATGTCGCTTGAGCAAATCCAGTCCCTGTTTGAAGTTGACGCCGATTTCATCGCATTGCAAAACGACATACGCGAGACTGACGACGCATGCTTGACGCAGCTTGTACAGCGGGGCGTATTGCGTGACGTATCCACGCGGTTGACGACATTCACCGCCACTGCTGCGCTAATAGAGCGCCTTGATCTCGTGATCAGCGTGGACACGGCGATGGCGCATCTTGCGGGCGCGCTTGGCAAGCCGGTCTGGATAGCGTTGCCTTACACGCCCGACTGGCGCTGGCAATTGAACCGAAGCGACAGCCCGTGGTATCCGGGCACGCGCCTATTCCGCCAATCAAAGCGCGACGATTGGAGCGACGTGATCGCATCGCTCCGGGAAGAACTCACCAAACAGACTTCCCCGACCGACTAA
- a CDS encoding methyl-accepting chemotaxis protein, which yields MKAVSLGSQAGVGFVPEGDSAGKLPPRGQSSRSRGVKLKGLSVKVMLRLAFAVLLIGTLLIGVFSLTQISRLNASAQSIYDQGHVASRAAEEARGHMLRASRAQKMLLTATTAKERDDLGGDIDKGLNGLAAQLVTLQQYVDTSDAKAVDQQKKFAAAVTVWSGHLRDFVTLVKAQPLDLSQMNWQVGTQDVSLLVETDKLEKMVDELVVQRGTAAKATIDASGFIYHSSFVMIAVMTIGLIVLAFGISEWVVRRLAGQLGGEPGYAKEIASRIAAGDLSNEIALGRKDKSSMLFALHDMQSGLATTVADIASSADAIATASGEIAMGNLDLSQRTEQQAMALERTASSMEQLTSTVRQNADNAKQASTLAHNASDIAEKGGAVVSRVVATMNEINDSARSIGDIIGVIEGIAFQTNILALNAAVEAARAGEEGRGFSVVAAEVRNLAQRSAAAAKEIKGLISTSVERVGNGSALAQDAGQTMDEVVKAVKRVTDIMGEISAASSEQSAGIEEINLAVTQMDSGTQQNAALVEQATAAARSLDDQARGLKGMVGKFRL from the coding sequence ATGAAAGCAGTGTCGCTGGGCAGCCAGGCAGGTGTGGGTTTTGTTCCAGAGGGGGATTCGGCGGGCAAGTTGCCGCCGCGTGGCCAGAGCAGCCGCTCGCGCGGCGTGAAGCTCAAGGGTTTGTCGGTGAAGGTGATGCTGCGTCTCGCCTTCGCGGTGCTGCTGATCGGTACGCTGCTGATCGGCGTGTTTTCGCTGACGCAGATCAGCCGGTTGAACGCTTCCGCGCAATCCATCTACGACCAGGGGCACGTTGCCAGCCGCGCGGCCGAAGAGGCGCGCGGCCACATGCTGCGCGCGAGCCGCGCGCAAAAAATGCTGCTGACCGCGACCACCGCGAAGGAACGCGACGACCTCGGCGGCGACATCGACAAGGGGTTGAACGGCCTGGCCGCGCAGCTCGTCACGCTGCAGCAGTACGTCGATACGTCGGACGCCAAGGCGGTCGACCAGCAGAAGAAATTCGCCGCCGCCGTCACGGTCTGGAGCGGGCACCTGCGCGACTTCGTGACGCTCGTGAAAGCACAGCCGCTCGATCTGTCGCAAATGAACTGGCAGGTCGGCACGCAGGACGTGTCGCTGCTGGTCGAAACCGACAAGCTCGAAAAGATGGTCGACGAACTCGTCGTGCAGCGCGGCACCGCCGCGAAGGCGACGATCGATGCATCGGGCTTTATTTACCACTCGTCGTTCGTGATGATAGCGGTGATGACGATCGGGCTGATCGTGCTCGCGTTCGGTATCAGCGAATGGGTGGTGCGACGTCTGGCCGGCCAGCTCGGCGGCGAGCCGGGATACGCGAAGGAGATTGCCAGCCGGATCGCGGCGGGCGATCTGTCGAACGAGATCGCGTTGGGGCGCAAGGACAAGTCGAGCATGCTGTTCGCGCTGCACGACATGCAAAGCGGACTGGCCACGACGGTGGCCGACATTGCGTCGAGCGCCGATGCGATTGCGACGGCGTCGGGCGAAATTGCGATGGGCAATCTGGATCTGTCGCAGCGCACCGAGCAGCAGGCGATGGCGCTCGAGCGGACCGCGAGCAGCATGGAGCAGTTGACGTCGACGGTGCGGCAGAACGCCGATAACGCGAAGCAGGCGAGCACGCTGGCGCATAACGCGTCGGATATCGCGGAGAAGGGTGGCGCGGTGGTGAGTCGCGTGGTCGCGACGATGAATGAGATCAACGATAGCGCGCGCAGTATTGGCGACATTATTGGGGTGATCGAAGGGATCGCGTTTCAGACCAATATTCTGGCGTTGAATGCGGCGGTTGAGGCTGCGCGGGCTGGGGAGGAGGGGCGTGGGTTTTCGGTTGTCGCGGCTGAGGTGCGGAATCTGGCGCAGCGGAGTGCTGCTGCTGCTAAAGAGATTAAAGGGCTGATTAGTACGTCGGTTGAGCGGGTGGGGAATGGGTCGGCGTTGGCTCAGGATGCCGGGCAGACCATGGATGAGGTTGTTAAGGCCGTTAAGCGGGTGACCGATATCATGGGGGAGATTTCTGCTGCCTCCTCTGAGCAGAGTGCTGGGATTGAGGAGATTAACCTCGCGGTCACGCAGATGGATTCTGGGACGCAGCAGAATGCGGCGTTGGTTGAGCAGGCTACCGCTGCTGCCAGGTCTCTTGATGATCAGGCTAGAGGGTTGAAGGGGATGGTTGGGAAGTTTAGGTTGTGA
- a CDS encoding MFS transporter has translation METSLDKSALAGASAGAGNGTVSANSAAHPAANPATAQPAATVQRTVYSVLGAISFSHLLNDMIQSLILAIYPMLKDNFALSFGQIGLITLTYQITASLLQPFIGIYTDKHPKPYSLPVGMGFTLAGLLLMSVAPSFGVLLVAAALVGCGSSVFHPESSRVARMASGGKHGLAQSLFQVGGNAGSSLGPLLAALIVIPHGQRSIAWFSVAALVAIVVLTQIGRWYKRHPSIKKARNSAPHATLSRNKVMFAMGVLMLLVFSKYFYLASLNSYFTFYLIDKFHLPVQAAQIHLFVFLAAVAAGTVIGGPIGDRIGRKYVIWVSILGVAPFTLLLPYANLFWTSVLTVIIGVVLASAFSAIIVYAQELIPGKVGMVAGLFFGFAFGMGGVGAAVLGQLADATSIAYVYKVCSFLPLIGVLTVFLPDVEGKRAKA, from the coding sequence ATGGAAACGAGCCTCGATAAAAGCGCCCTCGCCGGCGCGTCGGCCGGAGCCGGAAACGGCACTGTGTCCGCCAACTCCGCTGCCCATCCCGCAGCCAACCCCGCCACTGCGCAACCGGCCGCCACGGTCCAGCGCACGGTGTATTCCGTGCTCGGCGCGATCAGCTTTTCGCACCTGCTCAACGACATGATCCAGTCGTTGATCCTGGCGATCTACCCGATGCTGAAAGACAACTTCGCGCTGTCGTTCGGTCAGATCGGGCTGATCACGCTGACCTATCAGATCACCGCGTCGCTGCTGCAGCCGTTTATCGGCATCTATACCGACAAGCATCCGAAGCCGTATTCCCTGCCGGTCGGCATGGGCTTCACGCTCGCGGGCCTGCTGCTGATGTCGGTCGCGCCGAGCTTCGGCGTGCTGCTGGTCGCGGCGGCGCTGGTCGGCTGCGGCTCGTCGGTGTTTCACCCGGAGTCGTCGCGGGTCGCGCGCATGGCGTCGGGCGGCAAGCACGGTCTCGCGCAGTCGCTGTTCCAGGTGGGCGGCAACGCCGGTTCGTCGCTCGGGCCGCTGCTCGCCGCGCTGATCGTGATTCCGCATGGCCAGCGCAGCATCGCGTGGTTCTCGGTGGCGGCGCTGGTCGCGATCGTCGTGCTGACGCAGATCGGCCGCTGGTACAAACGGCATCCGTCGATCAAGAAGGCGCGCAACTCGGCACCGCACGCCACGCTGTCGCGCAACAAGGTCATGTTCGCGATGGGCGTGCTGATGCTCCTGGTGTTCTCGAAGTACTTCTACCTCGCCAGCCTCAACAGCTACTTCACCTTTTATCTGATCGACAAGTTCCATCTGCCGGTGCAGGCCGCGCAGATCCATCTGTTCGTGTTCCTCGCCGCGGTGGCCGCGGGCACGGTGATCGGCGGTCCGATCGGCGACCGGATCGGCCGCAAGTACGTGATCTGGGTATCGATTCTCGGCGTCGCGCCGTTCACGCTACTGCTGCCCTACGCGAACCTGTTCTGGACCAGCGTGCTGACGGTGATCATCGGCGTGGTGCTGGCCTCGGCGTTCTCGGCGATCATCGTCTACGCGCAGGAGCTGATTCCCGGCAAGGTGGGCATGGTCGCGGGGTTGTTCTTCGGCTTCGCGTTCGGCATGGGCGGCGTCGGCGCCGCGGTGCTTGGGCAGTTGGCCGACGCCACCAGCATCGCGTATGTGTACAAGGTCTGTTCGTTCCTGCCGCTGATCGGCGTGCTGACGGTGTTTCTGCCGGATGTCGAAGGCAAGCGCGCGAAGGCGTGA
- a CDS encoding propionate--CoA ligase, giving the protein MTSYRDFHRRSIENPEAFWRDEAQRIHWETPFDTVLDRSNPPFARWFSGGRTNLCHNAVDRHLAARAQQNALVYVSTETGIERRYTYAELYAEINRMAAVMRSLGVKRGDVVLLYLPMIPEALFAMLACARLGAIHSVVFGGFAAPNLAARIDDAKPVLIVTADAGARGGKVIDYTPLMDEALARATHKTPHVLLIDRQLAPERLNASYLVSYEPLRAQFYDAHVPCEWLESNEPSYVLYTSGTTGKPKGVQRDVGGYAVALAASMEHIFQGKPGDTMFTASDVGWVVGHSYIIYAPLIAGLTTVMYEGTPIRPDGGIWWRLVEQHKINLMFTAPTALRVLKKQDPALLKQADLSSLRTLFLAGEPLDEPTAAWITKALGKPVIDNYWQTETGWPMLAIPRGVEALPTKLGSPGVPSAGFNLSLRDELSGEPCAPGEKGVLTLAYPLPPGCMSTVWGDDKRFVSTYWSSIPNQQLYSTFDWGIQDEDGYVTILGRTDDVINVAGHRLGTREIEEALSSHAAVAEVAVVGVTDALKGQAAMAFVVLRDADAYAGAKKRTKLEADLTATVDRQLGAIARPARVVVVSMLPKTRSGKLLRRAIAALAEGREPGDLPTIEDPAALQQVREALDEMGKD; this is encoded by the coding sequence ATGACCAGCTACCGCGACTTCCACCGCCGTTCGATCGAGAACCCCGAAGCCTTCTGGCGCGACGAAGCGCAACGGATTCATTGGGAGACGCCGTTCGACACGGTGCTCGACCGCTCGAATCCGCCGTTCGCGCGCTGGTTCAGCGGCGGTCGCACGAACCTGTGCCATAACGCGGTGGATCGTCATCTGGCCGCGCGCGCGCAGCAGAATGCGCTGGTCTATGTGTCGACGGAAACCGGTATCGAGCGGCGCTACACGTACGCCGAGCTGTACGCGGAAATCAACCGGATGGCGGCGGTCATGCGCTCGCTCGGCGTGAAGCGCGGCGACGTGGTGCTGCTCTATCTGCCGATGATCCCCGAGGCGCTGTTCGCGATGCTTGCCTGCGCGCGGCTGGGCGCGATTCATTCGGTCGTGTTCGGCGGCTTCGCGGCGCCGAATCTCGCGGCCCGCATCGACGACGCGAAGCCGGTGCTGATCGTGACCGCCGACGCCGGCGCGCGCGGCGGCAAGGTGATCGACTACACGCCGCTGATGGACGAAGCGCTCGCGCGCGCCACCCACAAGACGCCGCACGTGTTGCTGATCGACCGGCAACTCGCGCCGGAGCGGCTCAACGCCAGCTACCTGGTCAGCTACGAACCGCTGCGCGCCCAGTTCTACGACGCCCATGTGCCGTGCGAATGGCTCGAATCGAACGAGCCTTCTTACGTGCTGTACACGTCGGGCACAACCGGCAAGCCGAAGGGCGTGCAGCGCGACGTCGGCGGTTATGCGGTGGCGCTGGCGGCGTCGATGGAACACATCTTCCAGGGCAAGCCCGGCGACACGATGTTTACCGCGTCGGACGTCGGCTGGGTGGTCGGCCATAGCTACATCATTTACGCACCGCTGATCGCCGGCCTGACCACCGTGATGTACGAAGGCACGCCGATCCGGCCGGATGGCGGCATCTGGTGGCGCCTCGTCGAACAGCACAAGATCAATCTGATGTTCACCGCGCCGACCGCGTTGCGCGTGCTGAAAAAGCAGGATCCGGCGCTGCTGAAGCAAGCGGATCTGTCGAGCCTGCGCACGCTGTTTCTGGCCGGCGAACCGCTCGACGAGCCCACCGCCGCGTGGATTACCAAGGCGCTCGGCAAACCGGTGATCGACAACTACTGGCAGACCGAAACCGGCTGGCCGATGCTGGCGATTCCGCGCGGCGTCGAAGCGTTGCCCACCAAGCTCGGCTCGCCGGGCGTGCCGTCGGCGGGTTTCAATCTGAGCTTGCGCGACGAGTTGAGCGGCGAGCCCTGTGCGCCGGGAGAGAAAGGCGTGCTGACGCTGGCTTATCCGCTGCCGCCGGGGTGCATGTCGACGGTTTGGGGCGATGACAAACGCTTTGTCAGCACGTATTGGTCGAGCATTCCGAACCAGCAGCTCTATTCCACCTTCGACTGGGGCATTCAGGACGAAGACGGCTACGTGACGATCCTCGGCCGGACCGACGACGTGATCAACGTCGCGGGCCATCGGCTCGGCACGCGCGAGATCGAGGAAGCGTTGTCGAGCCACGCAGCCGTGGCGGAAGTGGCCGTGGTCGGCGTGACGGATGCGCTCAAGGGACAAGCGGCGATGGCCTTCGTGGTGCTACGCGACGCCGACGCTTATGCGGGCGCAAAAAAACGCACGAAGCTGGAAGCCGACCTCACGGCGACGGTCGACCGTCAACTCGGCGCGATTGCGCGGCCGGCGCGCGTGGTGGTGGTGTCGATGCTACCGAAGACGCGCTCCGGCAAGCTGCTGCGCCGCGCAATCGCGGCGCTTGCGGAGGGACGTGAGCCGGGCGATTTGCCGACCATTGAAGATCCGGCGGCGTTGCAGCAAGTGCGCGAGGCGTTGGACGAGATGGGGAAGGATTAG
- a CDS encoding 5'-methylthioadenosine/adenosylhomocysteine nucleosidase: MSAAPSHRPLGILAALPQELGDLIDAMRAESGVRTITHGQRDYHLGTFHGAPCVVTLARVGKVAASATVSALIHAFEVEAVVFTGVAGGVGPEVRVGDIVVANALLQHDLDASPLFPRFEVPLLGVSRFAADAALADQLAAACERFVAEEGAVSAARFGTQAPRVHRGLIISGDQFVASAAGVKALRDALPDALAVEMEGAAIAQVCYEYGVPCAVVRTISDTADDHAPESFVSFLTEIAGTYSNAILTRFLAARSSAH, from the coding sequence ATGAGCGCCGCGCCGTCACATCGTCCGCTCGGCATTCTGGCGGCGCTGCCGCAGGAACTCGGCGATCTGATCGACGCAATGCGAGCCGAGTCCGGCGTACGCACGATCACGCACGGTCAGCGCGACTATCACCTCGGCACCTTCCACGGCGCGCCTTGCGTCGTAACGCTGGCGCGGGTCGGCAAGGTGGCGGCGTCGGCTACGGTCAGCGCGCTGATTCACGCGTTCGAGGTCGAAGCGGTCGTGTTCACCGGCGTCGCCGGTGGCGTGGGCCCGGAGGTGCGGGTCGGCGATATCGTCGTGGCCAACGCGCTGCTGCAGCATGATCTCGACGCGTCGCCGCTGTTTCCGCGCTTCGAAGTGCCGTTGCTGGGCGTGTCGCGTTTCGCGGCGGATGCGGCGCTGGCCGATCAGCTCGCGGCGGCTTGCGAACGCTTCGTCGCTGAAGAGGGCGCAGTGTCGGCGGCGCGGTTTGGGACTCAGGCGCCGCGCGTGCATCGCGGCCTGATTATCAGCGGCGATCAGTTCGTGGCCAGCGCGGCAGGCGTCAAAGCGCTGCGCGACGCGCTGCCGGACGCGCTCGCGGTCGAAATGGAAGGCGCGGCAATCGCGCAGGTTTGCTACGAATACGGTGTGCCGTGCGCGGTGGTGCGCACGATCTCGGATACCGCCGACGATCACGCGCCGGAGTCGTTCGTCTCGTTTCTCACGGAGATCGCCGGCACGTATTCGAACGCGATCCTGACGCGGTTTTTAGCAGCGCGGAGTTCGGCGCACTGA